One window from the genome of Hypanus sabinus isolate sHypSab1 chromosome 16, sHypSab1.hap1, whole genome shotgun sequence encodes:
- the LOC132406579 gene encoding uncharacterized protein LOC132406579: protein MEPVLRPDRLDLDPQDPDAALAFEHWLACFQSYLAELRATEPAVMHRILLSRVTPKVYSIIRDLPTYEGALDALKRQYLRPVNTVYARHRLATRQQRPGESCAEFLRALQTLVRACDCKTLTAEQHAELLVRDAFVTGLRSVYMRQRLLENSDLTLSSAIEKANALEAARHNADAVQSRDSPPVSWTPQTPPPPAPGSEFANAAASRHSTSSPTQTTAVARQKLVLCYFCGQKKHPRQRCPAREATCSSCGKRGHFAKVCKSQPRAECSAAGETWGPPSCMPGCGRPSLSTSARPAPDPRMLTGYPGCERPSLSASACPAPDPPMLTGYPDGDPTLATVTLDQSAPHQLARSMMDIQVEGHWTGCLFDTGSTGSFISTLKIPPPPLFANLTPDCKPVATKSRRYSAGDRAFIRSEVQRLLREGIIEPSTSPWRAQVVVVRTGQKNRMVVDYSQTINRFTQLDAYPLPRIADMVNQIAQYKVYSTIDLKSAYHQLPICPEDRPYTAFEAGGRLYHFLRVPFGVTNGVSVFQREMDRMVDQYRLQATFPYLDNITICGHDRPDHDANLQRFLQVAAALNLTYNRDKCVFGTTRLAILGYVVENGVIGPDPERMRPLLELPLPTTLKALRRCLGFFSYYAQWVPHYADKARPLVKSTSFPLSAEACAAFNCIKADIAKATMHAVDETAPFQVECDASDFALAATLNQEGRPVAFFSRTLQGSEIRHSAVEKEAQAIVEAVRHWRHYLAGKRFTVLTDQRSVAFLFSNQQRGKIKNDKILRWRIELSTYTYDILYRPGRLNEPPDALPRGTCASTQLDQLYTLHAQLCHPGVTRFYHFVKARNLPYSLEDIRTMTRDCQICAECKPHFYCPDTAQLVKATRPFERLSVDFKGPLPSTDRNVYFLSVIDEFSRFPFAIPCPDTTATSVIKALRQLFTLFGYPCYIHSDRGSSFMSEELRQYLLARGIATSRTTSYNPRGNGQVERENATVWKATLLALKSKGLPVSRWQEVLPEALHSIRSLLCTSTNATPHERLFSFPRKSVTGTTLPVWLTSPGPVLLRKHVRSNKYSPLVERVHLLHANPQYAYVVLPDGREDTVSIRDLAPAGAADHYPEGSPVTVNPAPEVTPYSPGPTQTPHDTCIPGVSYAFIPGASHMHEGSPAPSGQEHAQPPSPVQSPMLPAPMRSQPVLRRSQRQIRPPDRLDL from the exons atggaacctgttttgcgtccggaccggttggatttggaccctcaagaccctgacgcagctctcgcttttgaacactggcttgcatgcttccaatcgtacttggcggagcttcgtgcgactgaacccgccgttatgcacagaatcctactctcgagggtcacccccaaagtttactccattatccgggacctgccgacctacgaaggggcactggacgccctcaaacgacagtacctgcggccggtgaacaccgtctacgcaagacatcgcttagctacccggcaacagcggcctggcgaatcgtgcgctgagtttctccgagcactacagacactcgtccgagcttgtgactgcaagacgctcacggcagaacaacatgcggagctgctggtgcgagacgcctttgtgacgggactgaggtcagtgtacatgcgccagcggctgctggagaactcggatcttaccttaagctcggcgatagagaaggccaacgctctagaagctgcgcggcataacgccgatgctgtccagtcgcgcgattccccgccggtttcgtggacgcctcagaccccgccaccgccggctcccgggagcgaattcgccaacgccgccgccagtcgccattccacgagctccccgacccagaccacggctgtggcccgtcagaaactcgtgctttgttatttctgtggccaaaagaaacatcctcgacaacgctgtccagcgcgagaagcgacctgctccagctgcggaaagcggggccacttcgccaaggtctgtaagtctcaacctcgagcggagtgcagcgctgcgggtgaaacgtgggggccgccatcttgcatgccgggatgtgggcggccatctttgtcgacgtcagcacgccccgcccccgatcctcggatgctgaccgggtaccccggatgtgagcggccatctttgtcggcgtcagcatgccctgcccccgaccctccgatgctgaccgggtaccccgacggcgatccaactctggccactgtgactctcgaccaaagcgccccacaccagcttgcaagatccatgatggacatccaggtggaggggcattggactggatgcctgtttgacacgggcagcactgggagttttatt tccactctcaagatccctcccccaccgctgttcgccaacctgacccccgactgtaaacctgtggcaaccaaaagcaggaggtacagcgcgggggaccgggccttcattcggtcggaggtgcagcggctgctcagggaggggatcattgagccgagcacaagcccttggagggcccaggtggttgttgttcggactgggcagaaaaataggatggtggtggactatagtcaaaccatcaataggtttacgcagcttgacgcataccccctaccccgcatcgcggatatggtcaaccagattgctcagtataaggtgtactcgacaatagatctgaaatccgcttatcaccagctccccatctgcccagaggaccgcccctacaccgccttcgaggcgggcggccggctctatcacttcctgcgcgtccctttcggtgtcacgaatggtgtctctgtcttccagagggaaatggaccggatggtggaccagtaccgactgcaggccacatttccctatctggataacatcaccatctgtggtcatgacaggccagatcacgacgccaacctccaacggtttctccaagtggctgcagctctgaaccttacttataacagggacaagtgtgtttttggtaccacccgccttgctatacttgggtatgtcgtggaaaacggggttattgggcctgatcccgaacgtatgcgccccctgttagagctccctcttcccaccactctcaaggccctcagacggtgcctggggtttttttcctattacgcccaatgggtcccccattacgcagacaaggctcgccccctggtcaagtctacctcgtttcccctctctgctgaggcctgcgcggccttcaactgcattaaagcggacattgccaaagctacgatgcatgcagtggacgagaccgctcccttccaagtggagtgtgatgcctccgatttcgctctggctgctacccttaatcaggaaggcagaccagtagcattcttttctcgcaccctccaaggctctgaaattcggcactctgcggtggagaaagaagcccaggccatagtggaggctgttaggcactggagacactatcttgctggcaaaagattcactgtgctgaccgaccagcgctcggttgcgttcctgttcagcaaccaacagcggggcaagatcaaaaatgataagattttgcggtggaggatagaactctccacctacacctatgatatcctgtaccggcctggcagactcaatgagccccctgatgccctaccccggggaacatgtgctagcacgcagctcgaccagctgtacacccttcatgcacaactttgccatccgggggtcacccgattttaccattttgtgaaagctcggaacctgccgtactccctggaggacatcaggacgatgaccagggactgccaaatttgtgccgagtgcaaaccgcacttctactgtcctgacacggcacaacttgtcaaggccacccgcccttttgaacgcctgagtgttgactttaagggcccccttccctccactgaccgcaatgtctattttctcagtgttattgacgagttctcacggttcccctttgccatcccctgccccgacaccactgccacgtccgtcataaaagccctgcgccagctcttcactctgttcgggtatccctgctatatccacagtgatagagggtcctcctttatgagtgaagagctgcgccagtacttgctagctaggggcattgctaccagtcggaccacgagttataatccccggggtaatggccaggtagagcgggagaatgccacagtgtggaaggccacacttttagccctcaagtccaaagggttgccggtctctcgatggcaggaggtcctccctgaggcactgcactctatccgctctctgttatgtacgtccaccaatgccacccctcacgaacgcctattctcttttcccaggaagtctgtcactgggaccaccctaccagtttggctgacgtccccggggccagtgctgctccggaaacatgtgaggagcaataaatactccccgctggtggagagggttcaccttctccatgcgaacccccagtatgcttacgtggtcttacctgatgggcgggaggacacggtctccatccgcgacctggcacccgcaggtgcagcagaccactaccctgaaggctctccggtaactgtgaaccctgcaccagaggtgacaccgtactcaccaggccctacacagactcctcacgacacttgtataccgggcgtttcgtacgcatttataccaggcgcctcgcacatgcatgagggatcaccggcgcctagtgggcaagaacacgcgcaacccccgtcccctgtgcaatcgccaatgttgccggcacctatgcggtcacagccggtgctacgtagatcgcagcgacagattcgaccgcctgatcggcttgacttgtaa